The Leptotrichia trevisanii DSM 22070 DNA segment GCTATTGTCAGCTTATTGCCTACTTCAACATTTACACTGTTTCTTCCAATTAATGAAGTCTGTTCATTTACCCAGTTTTTATCCCTTCCTGTGTAATTTACACCACCGCCATAGGATTTATTTTCTCCTGTTACATTTCCAACACTTGCATTTATTCCTATCTGTCTCATTTTTTCGTAATCCTGTAGGCTTTCAACTTCAAGATTATTTTTAACAGCCACATTTAAGTTATTTGCTGAAATATTTGCACCCCTTATTGTTCCATTATCAATCTGAATATTTAAGTTATTAGCTGCATCTATTTTTGCGTTGTTATATGTGTATCCTTCTGTTTTACCTCTGTTATAATATCCTGATACTGATAAATTTGATCCTAGAGTATCTATTTCTCCTGATATTCCATAAGCCTTGTTTTGATTAGTTATATCTGATTTTGAAGCCTGAATATCAAGATTCTTTGTTTGAATATTAATATCGTTATATGATTTTATATCAGTTCCTCTAATTCCCACTTTTTCAGTTCCTCTGATATTAATATTATTTCCTGCTGTCAGTCCTGTTCTTTCAATTGTTCCTTCATTTCCGCTGCTTGAAGTTCTGTCCATAGAAGCTTTAAGATAAATCCCAGCCTTTCCGCTTCCTTCTGTTGGCCCGGCAAATAAGTCATTAAACCCATTTATTGCTTTTTCTCTGCCGTGAAAAGCTCCTAAAAGATCATCTCCCTTAGCTAATTTTCTTATAGGGGTAACAAGATCCTCAAGATGTCCTAATCTTTCTAGCCCTTTATAATAATTTTTGAAAGATTCAACTGTCTTAGGTATGTTATTAAAGTTCATATCCACTCCAAATGAAACCCTTGTCTCCTTGCTCTCATTCGTATATTCAACCCTTCCTTCAGAGTCCGCAATAAATATGTTCTTGGAGTCAAGGTTGATGTCCTGTCCGCTTGCCGCATCCCCTTCAAAGTAGATGTTTTCTCCACTTTTAAGAGTGATATTTCCATTTGCAACTAATGTGCTTTCATCAGGTCTTATCTGTCTTGTCGCTGAAGCATCAGATTTTGATTTTGCTTCTATTCCTGCTTCAAACGATAAGTTATGGCCTGTTGCAAAAAATCCTACCTTTGTCTCATTTTTCTTATTTTCACTGCTGTAGACTTCATTTCTTGACTTAACAATAATTCCGTTCTTGGCATCCACATTTATATCCTGTCCCGCATCAAAGTCTGAACCAAGAATTCCAACATTTTCTCCCTTGACAACTATGTCCTTTCCAGCCTTTATTACGCTTTCCTTGTTTGTGATATTCTGATTCTTTTCACTTTCGGAACTGCCTTTGTAAAGATGTCCTCCCCTGAACATTCCGCCCTTAGACTTGGAAGAACTTTCCCCATATTTTTCATCAAGTCCTGTAACTACAACGTTTCCTCCAGCTACCAGTCCTATACTTTCTGTTGACTGCAGCTCACTTGCACCAATTAAGGTATCCTTTCCTGATTTTACAACAATATTTCCACCATTTGCAGAAAGGTGTGATGAATTTTGAATAACTTGTGCCATTCCATTAGCTCTTCCCTTGTTTCCTACATTAAGCGAACCTATACTTTTTGTCTTTGATGTTGTTGAACTGCTTGACTGTGAAGTTGTATCGCTTAAAATGTTCACATTATCTCCTGCAGTTACCAATATGTTTCCACCATTTCCAGATTCATCTTTTCTTGCCATTATATCTGAGGCGATGACGTTTGTATCTTTCTTGGAGTCCAGCACAACATTGTTTCCAAAGATCCGAGAGCCTTGATTACTTTCAGTGTAGGCACTGTTAGTCTTTGTTTCAGTGCTTATAAATCCTGAATTGACACGTTTTGATTCTATAGATTCGCTATTAACGACATTTGTAATATTAATATTTTGTGCATTAATATTTACATTTCCAAGCGAAGCCACCTGGCTTCCTGAAATATTTGTATCTTTTCCTGACGTTATCATAACTCCATCAGTTCCGTTTACAGCTGACTGCAGATGGTTTACAAATCCATAGCTTCCATAATTGTCATTGTTTCTGCCAAATTTCTGTTCACCAGTTAATTTTAAAGCATTGATATTTACATTTTCACTGGCATCTATTCTTACTGTGTTTCCAGCAGTTACAGCCCCTTCTGAAGTATAATTTTTTCCTTGAATATATGCTGGCCCATTTTTAGAAGATATTTCAGCTACGGATACAACATCAGTAAATCTTGTTCTGTCCAGTTCCCCGTTGTTATACCCGACTTCCCTGGTTGTCGTTCTGTTAATTACATCTCCATTTTGAGAAACCACAGAAACTAAGTCCCTTCCACTTATCAGTCCGCCAATATTTTCAATATTTCCAACTGCATTTACGTAAGTCTGGTCACCTGAAATTTCTGAAAGTAAATTTGTTGCAGTTTCATTTCTTACAGTATTGGCCTTAACAACTGTCATTCCACCATTACCATATTTCGTACCATTATTGACAAAATTATTAGTTTCAATATATGTTCCATTAATTCCGCCAACTCTATTTCTAGTGTCGTCACTAATTGATGAACGTGTATTTTTACTTAAATAAACTTGTGGAGCAAGAACTTCAATACCATTCACTTCCTTAGTTACATACCATACAATATCCTTATTCAGGTTATTTATCTGTTCCTGAGTCAGTTCCTGCCCTACTGTAAGCCCAAGCCTTGCACCTTCAGTTGCGGCATTGTCTATCATTGACTTGACTAATTCCTGATTAGATTTTCCATTTATGAATGCAGTTCCCAGCTTTTCAGCTAATGATCTAGTTAATAACTGGTTTTCATAATATGCATCCCCAAGCCGTCTTGTCCTGTCCCATATTTCGGAGTATCCAACTCTTGAAGTGAAGTAGTCGCTTCCAAAATACTGTCCCAGGTTTATATATCTGCTTCTAGTTTCCATCAGGTATCTTGATGACGGATTCATATTTGCTGTAAACATTGCACTTGCCAGTATTGGATTGACACTTATGATACCAGTATTCTTAATATCCTTAATTCCAGAATTGTTACCTGCAATCTGAACAGCCCTGTCAAAAGTATTATTTATTGGATTATTTAAACCTGTGCTCCCATTAACCTGTGAATTTCCGTTAAAGCTGCTGTTTACTTTAGATAGCAAGGTATTTCCTGCTGCCTGAACCTGCCCGTTGGCAGAACTTGTCCCTTTATTCATTCCAACTGAAGTTGAAGACAATAAAGTTCTTCCTATTGCTCCGCCATTATTCAATACTTTACCATTTCCTGCTTCGATAGGGTTTTGTATAATATTCGGAGCACTTACGATAACCTGCTGTCCTTCAATTACGCTTGGCTGTCCTGATTCATAGCCAATATCTCCTGCAGTCAGTTCCCTGTGGAAATAAGCCACCATTTTTACTCTAGGTCTTTTTCTTTTCTTATATCGTTTTATCTCTAATTCTAATTTTTCTGTACCTTTTTGTAACTGTACAGGACTACCTGTCGTTACTGAATTTTCAAAATTAGTTGCAGTAATATTGACTAAGCCTCCACCTGAAATTATGCTGTCCCTATTTTTAAAATTACCAGAATTTATTGTAATATTTCCGCTTGCTAAAACCTTACCATATTCAGTTGTAGCTCTACTCTCTATTTTTCCTCTTAATGCAACTTCTGGATGTCTTGCGGATTCACTTTCAAGTTTCTGGTATCCGTTATTTAATGCCCTTCTGGCATCATTTTGATATTTTGTCAATAACAATGAATTTCCACCAGTATCTCTTATGAAAGTTTCAAGCCACTCTCTCTGTTCGCTACGTGCTTTTCTCCCACGACTTCCATTAGAACTCTTATCCCAGTCATCTCCATGATGATAAATCCATCCATTCAGAACTTCAGCTTCGGACAACCTTCTGCCGTCCCAAGTTTCATAATACTTTTCATAATTCCCTAAATTAGAAACCCTACCAATATTCTGAAAATCACTTGAAGTAATCGTAATATTTCCTGTTGACTGGATTGTAGCCACATTGTTCGTAATCCTTGCGGCATTAAGATCCATGTTTCCGCCAAGTATTTCGGCCTCGTCATTCATTATCTCGTTTGCCTTGACGATAAGTGTCTGCCCTCCATAGATGGCTTTTCCCTTGTTGTTCTGAACCTTACCTTGTGCGTTCATTTCAAGATAGTTCTCAAATGCGATTAAATCGTTATTTGTGATATTTCTTCCTGAAATCTTTCCGTTATTTCCAGTAATCATGCTGTTGTTGACTACTTCCCCACGGCCATTTACGACAACTGTATCGGAAGCAAGCTCCCTGTTGTTCGTAAAGTCATTTGAGTTAATCTCAATTAATCCTGTTCCAGTAGTGTTCCCATTGTTTGTAATGTTGTTCCCTGAAATCTTAAGCCTCTGCTGTCCGTGAAGATTCCCCGTAAGGTTAATATCCTGGTTAATGCCAAGCTCAACATTGTTCCCCTTGATTGTTCCAGTATTATCAAATCTTTGAGCATTTCTCATCAGTATTTCGCCTGACAGAATTTCTCCAGTATTTGTAATCGCTGAATTGTCAAGCAGAACTCTATTATTTGAGGCAATCTTTCCGTTATTAGTAACAGTGGCATTTGCAGCATTTATGTTATTGACTGCCGTAATTTCCTTAGTATTTATCAATGTATTCGTAGTCAAGTCAACATCATTTCCTGAATAGATGAATCCATCATTTCTAGCATTAACTACATTAGCTTTGATGTTTTCTCCATTTATCTTTCCTAAGTTTGTAAATTCAGCT contains these protein-coding regions:
- a CDS encoding hemagglutinin repeat-containing protein; translation: MRGKSKILRKLTAALLLNVFSFNILADGLQVDPNSRYNTSLDRSQNGVPVVNISTPNGRGVSINEFLEYNVGREGQVLNNADNIGRSHLAGIINANPNLGPNQAANLILLQVNGANRSQIEGYIEALSRQKVNVILSNENGIYLNGAGTINIKNFIPTTGRVKLKDGDVIGIDVEKGRVVIGANGFDATNTDYVNVIAKAMELQGNLVGNRVDVTLGENTVDSNGTVTSKNGINSVAIDASNLGSMYAGQIKIVSTDKGAGVNSNGLIYSRDTKLEITADGKINVAKIKGNGIEINGTEYAQSELASSDKGININASKIKLSGETQANGDINLNGNVENKSNIYTGGNLNTLDMVNSGNINASGNITAKDFKNSLATVLSGGNFNVKNLDNSGNIQVSGITNINGKFDNTGALTSVKRISVSGNIGSTGKILTNEDLLAKNTVTSGTIAAKNLRVDNLTNDGKISTNGELIAKDVKNTGEILTSGRISGSSLVTSGKVQTNETLDIDGLLDNSGTVGASKDISVAGNVLNSGEILTNGDFTSKNMDTSGTVVSNNLRTGNLKNDGKITANKDLTAKKVSSTGDITVVGKISAGSLKSSGALRTNEDLSVNGKFDNDGTVETSKNVAVSGDINNTGKILAGGNLSGRNTVSAGVISSRNVNVDDLKNDGKVTAGENITAKKVTNTGDIAAVGTISSDDMKTLGTVKANKTITVSGKLENDGTIETAEDVKVSGNIRNTGRIASNGDLTGKDTVTSGTIASRNVKVDNLSNDGVIVANGNLNAKNVKNAKDITAVGTVSSDDLVTSGNVRANRKITVSGRLENSGTVETSKNISVAGNIKNDGRITANDDLTGKNTENNGNIYVKNLEVNNLKNTGKIEGMNLKTDDVTNSGDITAIGKISSGNIDNSGKMLANGTIDAKNIKNATSSSKIAAGKGITGERIDNSGTFATNGDIKATSSLVNSGTVDGKGIDVAGAEFTNLGKINGENIKANVVNARNDGFIYSGNDVDLTTNTLINTKEITAVNNINAANATVTNNGKIASNNRVLLDNSAITNTGEILSGEILMRNAQRFDNTGTIKGNNVELGINQDINLTGNLHGQQRLKISGNNITNNGNTTGTGLIEINSNDFTNNRELASDTVVVNGRGEVVNNSMITGNNGKISGRNITNNDLIAFENYLEMNAQGKVQNNKGKAIYGGQTLIVKANEIMNDEAEILGGNMDLNAARITNNVATIQSTGNITITSSDFQNIGRVSNLGNYEKYYETWDGRRLSEAEVLNGWIYHHGDDWDKSSNGSRGRKARSEQREWLETFIRDTGGNSLLLTKYQNDARRALNNGYQKLESESARHPEVALRGKIESRATTEYGKVLASGNITINSGNFKNRDSIISGGGLVNITATNFENSVTTGSPVQLQKGTEKLELEIKRYKKRKRPRVKMVAYFHRELTAGDIGYESGQPSVIEGQQVIVSAPNIIQNPIEAGNGKVLNNGGAIGRTLLSSTSVGMNKGTSSANGQVQAAGNTLLSKVNSSFNGNSQVNGSTGLNNPINNTFDRAVQIAGNNSGIKDIKNTGIISVNPILASAMFTANMNPSSRYLMETRSRYINLGQYFGSDYFTSRVGYSEIWDRTRRLGDAYYENQLLTRSLAEKLGTAFINGKSNQELVKSMIDNAATEGARLGLTVGQELTQEQINNLNKDIVWYVTKEVNGIEVLAPQVYLSKNTRSSISDDTRNRVGGINGTYIETNNFVNNGTKYGNGGMTVVKANTVRNETATNLLSEISGDQTYVNAVGNIENIGGLISGRDLVSVVSQNGDVINRTTTREVGYNNGELDRTRFTDVVSVAEISSKNGPAYIQGKNYTSEGAVTAGNTVRIDASENVNINALKLTGEQKFGRNNDNYGSYGFVNHLQSAVNGTDGVMITSGKDTNISGSQVASLGNVNINAQNINITNVVNSESIESKRVNSGFISTETKTNSAYTESNQGSRIFGNNVVLDSKKDTNVIASDIMARKDESGNGGNILVTAGDNVNILSDTTSQSSSSTTSKTKSIGSLNVGNKGRANGMAQVIQNSSHLSANGGNIVVKSGKDTLIGASELQSTESIGLVAGGNVVVTGLDEKYGESSSKSKGGMFRGGHLYKGSSESEKNQNITNKESVIKAGKDIVVKGENVGILGSDFDAGQDINVDAKNGIIVKSRNEVYSSENKKNETKVGFFATGHNLSFEAGIEAKSKSDASATRQIRPDESTLVANGNITLKSGENIYFEGDAASGQDINLDSKNIFIADSEGRVEYTNESKETRVSFGVDMNFNNIPKTVESFKNYYKGLERLGHLEDLVTPIRKLAKGDDLLGAFHGREKAINGFNDLFAGPTEGSGKAGIYLKASMDRTSSSGNEGTIERTGLTAGNNINIRGTEKVGIRGTDIKSYNDINIQTKNLDIQASKSDITNQNKAYGISGEIDTLGSNLSVSGYYNRGKTEGYTYNNAKIDAANNLNIQIDNGTIRGANISANNLNVAVKNNLEVESLQDYEKMRQIGINASVGNVTGENKSYGGGVNYTGRDKNWVNEQTSLIGRNSVNVEVGNKLTIAGAKIANEENGIDKGNLIVKANEIEARDIVSKDNFLALDANANITRRDIYRQGRIAERYENDGGAGFAGSEVEKVSRATIGNGTIVTNQGTVGVNRDISKSDEKTRDVEVKRVGIDYNDERREWGEVNAIISENAGTIGKFTDKISFIPQFVA